The region tattttttccaatattttgactattacacttgtcaatgataccggtctataattaagggggtcttccctgcttccacttttgtagattggaactatgttagcctttttccacacatcagctacaactcctgtaaacagggatgcctgaaaaatcagttgaagaggaatgctgagctcaggtgcacattctctcagaacccatggtgaaactccatctggaccaactgctttgttcttatttagctccttgagcattttttccacttcgtctctagacacctctatgtgctctatgttgttctctggaattcttattgtatctggttccctgaagatttcattttgtacaaacacactttggaacttttcgtttaatgtttcacacatttccttttcattttccgtgaatctatttcccattttcaacctctgaatattatcctttacctgcaatttgttgtttatgaatttatagaatagacctggttctgttttacatttgtctgcaatccctttttcaaaatttctttctgcctctctcctcactgccgtgtagttgtttctcgcatctttgtatcgctggtatgtttgggggtttggcctcttcctgtattgattccatttttgtgtcttttggtctctggccctctcgcgctTTCtgatgaaccaatcctgtttcctagttctgcttctctgttttggtataaatttttttgtgcctttatcatatatttcacaaaacctgacatacatctcattcacttgatGTATGTGTAtaggatgtggcccttgttcatccttggtgccatcagtgacttcaccacactacccgagaaaccatgtttgtcgttaccgggaatgtctacagcgctagctgaatacagaatcatgtgtaacacgtatcctgtttcacagtcacacagtacaaagaatttcaagccaaatctgtttcgtttggagggaatatattgTTTGAATGAAACACGTCATTTGAAAGgtacaagggattcgtcaatcaccagcttctgtgctggtacgtaaaaatctgaattttccaatcacttcattcGTATAGTTCctcaaagtctatcatcctctgtccggtcctcatCACTTGCAAAATGcacacacctgaggagtatctgatatctgtctcgggacatatatttcccaaagaaaggtgttggaatagtcagatctttgctccagtaatctgtgagagcgtgtttgacacagtgtttcatcaacatacatatcgctagaaacacatacatttcacctatatTGGTGTTTTTCCAACGTTGCAATCAtgaaaattctgttatctctcttctaatgagatgagcctcacgaaggttcgtttggtgtacaatatattccatgagcggctcatcatagaatgctgtaaaataatcacattcactcatatcctctccattatcaggggaaaagctctgtaatcccaacgtctttattGTCAAAAGCAGGAATTCGAGGAGtaaaaccagcaccatcactccacactagtacacctgaTGTAACAGGGGCATGACGGCGAAGAAGCGATGcacaccgtggaccaggagctgaagcccatcTATGGACAGTACAgccgctacgtgcacgtgaggtggaagcatgtgaacatgaggctcttggtgcctcatgttgttTCATgctgtggcgcttggctgggcgagacgctgctgacgcaACAAATTCTCGCCCaataacaccactggtactggcaccaggctcggtaacactatgtactgattccacttcactaaaaccagaaaagagAGTcgccttcctctgactcgtcacccaaaatatcctcagactctaaatacgcacaggaactgtgtggtcatgggtgaattggagtagacactgggcgaggtggcatgggtgagcgtataggcctccccatgggaggtggctgtatctcattttcactgtctGTGCTgctatcatcggtcaattgtgtgtagtctttatcaatgtcagagtcatcaacatcactttcctcaccatcagaaaataattcactagttatttgctcttgggtgagTGATTGCGTGGTACGCGCCTGGGAAGCGTTCGGCCGTGCGCTTGACgtggtggctgctgggtaactgatgcctcccacgcgatggtagcgtgagctggatttttttacaaaattgcggctgtttactatagcccctgggcagcgtatgggggcCCCCTCTACCTCATGGGCCGTTCAAATCTTGCgcagtactccaatacatcatatgatgggaagCGCAAGTTATTGCAAGTTACTCAAcctatcatatgatgtgttgcgcacttaacccttaaactgcgcaatgcgcctgcaggcttacgtctggtttgcgcaacgtgcCTCCGGGtactgtatttgtatttttcacgttccattcaaaactcccgcagctacatggggttcacatcagcttccttggggctcttgtaaacagacgccatctttaaaaaaaatcatggtccacattcctGAGTGTGGGAGCCtcggtagtgagtgagcaaccaaggctgtcgctcgcagcatgagcacacagcactgctgttcagtgtgtgaccacagcattgcctaataatgtcaaaatatatatatataactcgtattatttagctatgatagtattataaaagagcctgagtgtgataatgactgggtacaatgttcaaatatcagtgattcaatgctgttcatgatGTTCACAGGAAtatccacagcaccacagcattatttcgtccatctaggaatcttcaaatgacttcttaggttccttttcaagataaacgtgtggtcaattattcatttacaggaattagtgaccaggattgtgatacagtaatagcaggattgtggttataattagcattgtacgaagtattgtggaaggaggaattttggtgagggagggagggagagaattgaggtagcctcattgtgtgtgtgtgtgtggcagctactcttgttttgctcaccatactagcttagtggtttgctatgggcaacacatatgtacatgggtatatacagtgtgtgtgtatatagtgtaataacagcatagcgtcgtctgctgtctgctgtgtgatttctcatgcagtgtatggtggcaactgtactgtttggacacaataccggcttacttgcatagttatggtaaataaaacatgtagatagctatatataacatgtgtaaatagtgtaataagaacaataacagtatggtgggaggagcaatgttggcgagtaagatgttggagtgagggagactggctgggtgtggctgctctcactcgaagtgttctgaatgtgttgatggtgaatgtatatagtatgtgacagtatatagtgtgtaaatagattgtatatatacataaattagcatgatacatagtaaatatgtgcagcatatgtgtacacaagtgtcatgcacgtaacacagtgccttcggacagtacggatgttttactgccataatatagtgtacatgttcattatacataggattagcacgtaaaaacaaataaaatgtatttagaactgtgcgcagaaaatgaatataaatatattcgcggcaactcacgggccctactggccccgggagcgtacGTCACAGGTGAACGGGGACTGATGACGTCACACGCCAACTTACGGACCCTATAGCACCCAAAGTAAGcacaatttcgattttttttttacatacccatactgagggaagggtttttgacactttaaaaaatcaaaagaattttttccagagaatttatttcctgcacactgggGGGTGTCATATATGGAgataacgcagttaaggggttaaagggTTAAATATGTCATAAAAGAAAAACCTGCTCTGGATGTGCACGGTTATTCATCCAACCAAATGTTAATCATCACCTTATTTCCCTCTATCATGAGACGTGAACTCATTTGCCAAAAGAAGGTAGGAAAGTAATGTAAGGATTAAATTTGTTATAAGTTACTTTCAGAGATTTTTACCCATTCACAATACTTTATGTACTTTACAGCATCACAGAGATCCAGTGCTTCCACACCAGAAAGTCACCAACAACAGTACTTTATGGGCTTGGAGTAAAGTGCTCCTGGTTAATTATCGTGGACTCTTCAACTGCATAAATATCAGTTTTTCCACTGCTTCTTTTGCAGTCTTTAAAGCTGTAATTGAGTACAATTTAGTAAAGCTACCAGTGCTCTaaaaatttcaatatttttccaaAGTAATCTTTTGGAAAAATCTGTAGGAAAAAAAGATTATTCATGTGAACATAATTGATTTTATGTATTATTAGTGATCAAAACACTGAAAAATCTTTTCTGATTTGACAAAATATTACAAATAAATTACTTATAAAAGATATAACAAGTTAGTAAGATTAAAATTTTTCTAAGAAAAAGTCATATCTTTATTAGAAGGATTTTTTTAATAtagattgtagtaaaatttaaaaaatacatACAATATAGGAGCCATATCAGTGTTAAGTGTTTCTTATGAGACTTACATAAAGTCATATCTAGTGCAGCATGAGATTTCATACAGGTGAGAAATCATTTCAGTGTTCAGTTTGTATGAAAAACTTTCATAGTAGTTCAAATCTAGGAAAACATATGAGAATTCATACAGGTGAGAAACCATATCAGTGTTCAGAGTGTCTAAAGTGTTTTTCACAAAAGGCACATCTAATACAGCATATGAGAGTTCATACAGGAGAAAAACCATTTCAGTGTTTAGAGTGTCTAAAAGATTTTTCAGATAAATCAAATCTAGTGATCCATACTAGAATTCACACAGGGGAGAAACCTTTTCAATGTTCAGTGTGTATAAAATGCTTTTCACAAAAGTCGTATCTTATTAAACATATGAgagttcatacaggagagaaaccatttcAGTGCCTAGAGTGTCAAAAAAACTTTTCAGCTAAATCAACTTTAGTAAAACACATGACGGCTCATAAGGGAGAAAAACCATACCAGTGCTCAGAGTGTCTAAAAGACTTTTCTCGAAAAGCAACTTTAATTGAACATATGAGAttacatacaggagagaaaccttaTCAGTGTTCAGTGTGTTCTAAAGGTTTTGCACGGAAACAAGCCTTAGTAAAACATATGAGAATTCATACTGGAGAGAAACCTTATCAGTGTTTAGTATGTCTAAAAAAGTTTTCAGATAAATCAACTCTATTAAATCACAATAgagttcatacaggagagaaaccatatcgctGTTCAGTGTGTCTTAAAGACTTCCCATCCAGTTCAGGTCTAATAAAACATAGGAGAGTTCATACAGATAAGAAACCATGCCAGTGCTTAGTGTGTCTAAAAATTTTTGCACATAAGACAAGTTTAGACCAACATATGAAATTACATACTAAAGGAAAACCATTATCAGTATTCAGAATGTTTAAAAAGAATTCATATATGAGAGAAACCATTTTCAATGTACAGAATGTTTAAAAGACTTTACATATCTAGTGCAAAATAGTAATGGACATCAAAACCAACAGGGTCAGAAACATGACCTGTTGTATAACAGGGAAAGGTGAATATTATGtgaataataatgaataatattATTATCTACCATCGATCAGAAAAAAATTGGTACTTGCTAAAAGGAAATTTGTACTTCTGCATATGGCCTTAGTACTGGTAGTGATAGCACAGATGCCAGAGTCTAATACTGTGGCAATTCTTAAAGATCCTGAGGCTATCTGTCAGAATAAGAATACTGACTAATGTTGATTTTTGTGTGGAAATCTTTTTCATTGTATTGGGCACTATCCTCAAACTAACTTTTTGTTTCTTGGGGCTTCTTTATGTATCATTTCCACACAGCATTATTAATACTATTGTGAGATTTTACTTgtttctgggaggagccccttcagctccccagaactatccgggctgatatgaatatattagacccctggcatcagtcaaagcaaatggagttcttaggcctatcggggaccacgagtcagaacctgacccccagagagaggcaagaggagcaatggcctgtagaaacccctgtgtggttggaagcagtctgtgtctgccatcgaccgtgtcaggcacccagaaaggtaggtgttcCAAAATaaaccctatctggttaaaatattgctactgatagCTGAACTGTTGGATAGAACTTCCCCAAACGAGAAACGAGCAAATGAGTATGAAGTCTTAACTGTCaccgcaccgctgtctgcgcagctctcccccTCCCCGGAAGGGGAAAAGAGGAGCCCCAGACCTCAGTGCCAGCTATCCAAACCCCTAGTTCTGTGGCTGATGTCAGACCTGGTGGTTGTACGACTCTGGCTCCAGACTCTGtccagtgctgtgccttgtggtgtgatcCTGTCCTTGGTAATGTGCGAGTCAGGAGTGATTTTAcaagtacttgggctgcatgcgcctagggttcttcccctaggtgtcctgtaagTACTGCTCTTGTGGCTTGGGGTTTCCTTCCACAAGTTGCTTGGGACCTACCTCCGCTGTGGTCTTTTGATGCTCTTTGATTGcccgcccttggagtcagctggggtgtttcatgcgcccttgtttgcctctgggtaggaggtagcTTCATCACTAGTACTTGTTTCTGGGGGGGAGCTTCTTCAGCTTCCAGGAGCTATTCGGACTGTTATGAATATATTAgacccctggcatcagtcaaagcaaATGGAGTTCTTGGGCCTactgaccccctccccgctcagctcgttgtcgccgtgtgggggcttagtggacgactgccggagtatgatgctccttgggacagtcctctgaccttttctagccttgagctcctgctgccgtcctctccaattctgctgggcatcttttccttttccttctgtttcgtttttctcccccctcttctcctatctgcttgccgtttcctgccgaccttttgctcgttctggttcttcccttggacttcttctattttgacgcccgggtgcttgaggaggcatactcttgcacccgtagaactgtagtccccgacgtcgagagcgaggggaaccttttattgtcaatccccctttcgtcactgaacccgatctcgacggactgtcggtttcttaaggtggcgtttgtggggcgtatactcacgacgcacccctaggaggccccggcaagatcggcgatagcttcttgttgggtgtcctgcctctaattgtggctccatggtgggtgtgggggcacattcgtgaatgaattcttcttttcatcatgatgataacccctgtttcggctgcttctggcgtaccttctcaggctcgtggggtgggcgaccaagcccccgagtcggtccgtattggaagaccgggttctgtagcctccgctgcattgggccccgaccttgctcctcctttggcctctctgactccttcccctggctcccctccctcctctgtggttgggtcgagacccaagcccccagtggtgactacctcgtcccctggcgcggctccttctctagttgtaactactgcgccttttaacccctctctctctgggggttctcaccgccgtcctc is a window of Procambarus clarkii isolate CNS0578487 chromosome 41, FALCON_Pclarkii_2.0, whole genome shotgun sequence DNA encoding:
- the LOC123761012 gene encoding zinc finger protein OZF-like, giving the protein MRFHTGEKSFQCSVCMKNFHSSSNLGKHMRIHTGEKPYQCSECLKCFSQKAHLIQHMRVHTGEKPFQCLECLKDFSDKSNLVIHTRIHTGEKPFQCSVCIKCFSQKSYLIKHMRVHTGEKPFQCLECQKNFSAKSTLVKHMTAHKGEKPYQCSECLKDFSRKATLIEHMRLHTGEKPYQCSVCSKGFARKQALVKHMRIHTGEKPYQCLVCLKKFSDKSTLLNHNRVHTGEKPYRCSVCLKDFPSSSGLIKHRRVHTDKKPCQCLVCLKIFAHKTSLDQHMKLHTKGKPLSVFRMFKKNSYMRETIFNVQNV